From the genome of Xiphophorus couchianus chromosome 6, X_couchianus-1.0, whole genome shotgun sequence, one region includes:
- the dnaaf6 gene encoding dynein axonemal assembly factor 6 isoform X1 produces MEFLGVSSYQNLQALSALLSTQQEEDEDEDCKQNATTYRQLGPGHIGPPPKKEKEVSTAYTKRTSKDIWSEEEVAEGSQYDDLADPRPQPEYEIILKQSVGTEDLFLGLSQKDPSSMCCEAMLVKIKLPDTKAKDVFLDLKEKYLDLRTPKYKLGLHLPHPIQNQEGKAQFFSDRQELEVTLLMK; encoded by the exons aTGGAATTTCTCGGAGTGTCATCTTACCAAAACTTGCAGGCTTTGTCTGCGCTGTTATCAActcagcaggaggaagatgaggatgaAGACTGTAAA caaaatgcAACAACCTATAGACAGCTTGGTCCTGGACATATTGGCCCCCctcctaaaaaagaaaaagaag TGTCTACTGCCTACACAAAGAGAACCAGTAAAGATATCTGGAGTGAAGAGGAGGTGGCTGAAGGCTCTCAGTATGATGATCTGGCTGACCCGAGACCACAACCTGA GTATGAAATAATCCTGAAGCAGAGTGTTGGAACAGAGGATTTGTTCCTGGGCTTAAGCCAGAAGGACCCATCTTCAATGTGCTGTGAAGCCATGCTG GTTAAAATAAAGCTACCCGACACAAAGGCAAAAGATGTCTTCTTGGATTTAAAGGAGAAGTACCTGGATCTGCGGACTCCAAAGTA tAAACTGGGTCTCCATCTGCCCCATCCCATCCAGAATCAAGAGGGCAAGGCTCAGTTCTTTAGCGACAGGCAGGAACTGGAGGTGACTCTACTGATGAAGTGA
- the dnaaf6 gene encoding dynein axonemal assembly factor 6 isoform X2 produces MEFLGVSSYQNLQALSALLSTQQEEDEDEDCKQNATTYRQLGPGHIGPPPKKEKEVSTAYTKRTSKDIWSEEEVAEGSQYDDLADPRPQPEYEIILKQSVGTEDLFLGLSQKDPSSMCCEAMLVKIKLPDTKAKDVFLDLKEKYLDLRTPK; encoded by the exons aTGGAATTTCTCGGAGTGTCATCTTACCAAAACTTGCAGGCTTTGTCTGCGCTGTTATCAActcagcaggaggaagatgaggatgaAGACTGTAAA caaaatgcAACAACCTATAGACAGCTTGGTCCTGGACATATTGGCCCCCctcctaaaaaagaaaaagaag TGTCTACTGCCTACACAAAGAGAACCAGTAAAGATATCTGGAGTGAAGAGGAGGTGGCTGAAGGCTCTCAGTATGATGATCTGGCTGACCCGAGACCACAACCTGA GTATGAAATAATCCTGAAGCAGAGTGTTGGAACAGAGGATTTGTTCCTGGGCTTAAGCCAGAAGGACCCATCTTCAATGTGCTGTGAAGCCATGCTG GTTAAAATAAAGCTACCCGACACAAAGGCAAAAGATGTCTTCTTGGATTTAAAGGAGAAGTACCTGGATCTGCGGACTCCAAAGTAG
- the LOC114145814 gene encoding MICOS complex subunit MIC26-like translates to MRRQSVLSLGGFRSQCIWPSGIMLKVTGRVMPGASSFLPFTVFAADDADKGEKEETSSVNLDELSLYTAPPPQTLRHEESEAGQLEEKVATVRKLAEPYATWCQSTYAKIKPKVQKVVQLGNDTYVYLQNPPKDFYPRAGVIGLAGVAGLFLARGSRIKKVLYPTGFMTLGASLYYPEQAAAIAKSTGDSAYDTAVQSYAAVEKILKSQIKDKKSDEK, encoded by the coding sequence atgCGGCGCCAGTCAGTCTTGTCCCTCGGCGGTTTCCGTAGCCAGTGCATATGGCCCTCAGGAATCATGTTGAAGGTGACAGGTAGAGTCATGCCGGGAGCCTCGAGTTTCCTGCCTTTCACCGTTTTTGCGGCTGATGATGCCGAcaagggagaaaaagaagagacatCCTCGGTAAACCTGGACGAGCTGTCGCTCTACACAGCCCCTCCTCCTCAAACTCTCCGGCATGAGGAGTCTGAAGCGGGTCAACTGGAGGAGAAAGTCGCCACCGTCAGGAAGTTAGCTGAGCCGTACGCTACTTGGTGCCAGTCAACTTACGCTAAAATTAAACCCAAAGTTCAGAAGGTCGTCCAGTTGGGAAACGACACGTACGTCTATCTACAGAACCCTCCTAAAGACTTCTATCCCCGGGCAGGAGTCATCGGTTTAGCCGGAGTCGCCGGGCTTTTTCTGGCCAGAGGATCCAGGATTAAGAAGGTCCTCTACCCAACGGGCTTTATGACCCTGGGCGCCTCCCTTTACTACCCGGAGCAGGCGGCGGCCATCGCCAAGTCTACCGGAGATTCCGCGTACGACACCGCGGTCCAGAGCTACGCTGCTGTGGAGAAGATCCTGAAGTCtcaaatcaaagataaaaagaGTGACGAAAAGTAA
- the eif3f gene encoding eukaryotic translation initiation factor 3 subunit F, producing the protein MSVFGPVVKIHPVVLASICDSYERRNEGASRVIGTILGIIDKHSIEVTNCFSVPHNESEDEVAVDMEFAKNMYELHKRVSPTEVIIGWYATGFDITEHSVLIHEYYSREATNPIHLTVDTALQSGKMNIRAYVSAQMGVPGKTVGVMFTPLTVKYIYYDTERIGVDLLQRTRVTPSRTKGLTSDLSQVGSAASRVQDMLTTVLAYIEDVLSGKVTADNSVGRFLMDLVNKVPTITAEDFENMLNSNINDLLMVTYLSNLTQAQIALNEKLVLL; encoded by the exons ATGTCGGTGTTCGGGCCAGTGGTGAAAATCCATCCCGTCGTTCTCGCCTCAATCTGCGACTCTTACGAGCGAAGGAATGAGGGGGCGAGCCGGGTCATCGGAACCATCTTGG GCATCATTGATAAACACTCTATAGAGGTGACCAACTGCTTCTCTGTCCCTCACAACGAGTCTGAGGATGAG GTGGCTGTGGACATGGAATTCGCCAAGAACATGTATGAACTTCACAAGAGGGTGTCGCCCACAGAAGTCATCATCGGATG GTATGCCACAGGCTTTGATATCACTGAACACTCCGTGCTCATCCACGAGTACTACAGCCGCGAAGCCACCAACCCCATCCACCTGACTGTGGACACGGCGCTGCAGAGCGGCAAAATGAACATCCGCGCCTACGTCAG TGCCCAGATGGGTGTGCCAGGAAAGACGGTTGGTGTTATGTTCACCCCGCTGACTGTCAAATACATCTACTATGACACTGAGAGGATAGGCG TGGATCTCCTGCAGAGAACTCGTGTGACTCCCAGCCGCACCAAggggctgacctctgacctgtccCAGGTGGGGAGCGCTGCGTCCAGAGTACAGGACATGCTGACCACTGTGTTGGCATACATCGAGGATGTGCTG tcCGGAAAGGTGACGGCTGATAACAGCGTGGGTCGTTTCCTCATGGATCTGGTCAACAAAGTGCCGACCATCACAGCCGAGGACTTTGAGAACATGCTCAATTCCAACATCAAC GACCTGTTGATGGTGACCTACCTGTCCAACCTGACCCAAGCACAGATTGCTCTGAATGAGAAGCTGGTGCTTCTCTGA